The sequence TCTCCCTCTTTTTTCGGCAACTTAACAGAATCACCATAAACCGATGAAGAAGAAGCATAAATAAACCTTTTCACACCTCTCTTCCTTGCGGCTTCCATCATCTTGGCAGTTCCCTTAATATTGTTATCTTCATAAATTAAAGGTTCCTCCATTGAACGTGGCACCGAACCTAAAGCCGCTTGATGAAGCACATAATCAATATCAGTACAGGCATTTAAGCAAGTGGTAAAATCCCTAATATCCCCATCCATAAATTCATAACGGAAATTACAAATAAATTCTTTCACATTTTCACGTTTTCCCATAGAAAAATTATCTAAACCCCTAACCTCATACCCCATATCAAGCAATCTTTCCACTAAATTAGAACCTATAAAACCGGCTGCACCTGTTACTAAAAACTTTGTTCCCAAAGGAATTTTAATATTTTTATCCAACATTTTTAAACCTCCAACACAATAACCATAAAATTCAATACTAATTATGTATAATCTCTAGCAACTTGTCCCATTGTTTTTATCACTAATTCACCTTTTTGCCTAAGAGCGTCTACCTCCCTAAAAATCTCTTCTAATCCTTTTAATAGATTCAATGGATCTGTAGCTATATTAAACGGATGAAACCAAAGATGAAATATTTTCTTTTCGTTAATAGCCCTATATATCCCTTTTTTCGCCTTATTAACTCTTGATTTAATGGGTATATATTTTCGAAAACTATCTCGTGATAAATATAACATTGAACCCGGAATATTTAACATATTACATTCTTTGACCGGTAAATTAACAGGGGGACAAATAGAAAACATCTGATCAATCATATGACATATTTTTTTTATTTTACCGGGATAATTTTTGTACCAAATTTGCTCAGGCCCCCTAAAACACTTATAACCACAACTTTGGAGCACATCTAAATTCCCCACTTGATTTCTAGGAAATACAAAACTCTCTAATTTTATACTTCTTTTTTCAGCTTCTATATGACATTTTCTTAATTCATCTCGTACCATTTCTTTCGAAACAGTCTTATCCCCGAATAAAAGATGAGAAAAACTATGAGAACCTATCTCTTGATAAACAGAACAATTCATTATATTTTTCACAATCTCTTTACCATACCAAATTGAATCCTTTTTTAAATCCCCTAAAAGATCATTGCTACTTGATAAATTTACTAGAAATTCAAAACAATTTACCAACAATTGCCCAAGTAGCCGATATATTATAATTTATCATCAGGTTTAAAATTTCATTTATAACCTTATGTGTTTTTTCATAATACCTTTTATTTCTTACTACAGCCTTGGGTTTATCTCTCATCCCCCAAGCTAACTCAGTATCTAAACTTAAAACAAAAACCCCCTTATCCAATTTCATCCCTAAAGCCTCCAATATAAATAATTTAAGCTTTCGGCCTCCGTCCTATTGAAAATTCCTTTTACGTCTATTAGCACAAACTTATTATCAGCCTGCCTATAGCCATTCCAAATTCTATTATATATATTTTTCAAATTAGCCAAATTAATAATTTTAAAATATTTATGAGGCACCGCTACAACCACTGCATCAATGTTTTCTAATTCATTTAATTCCTTCAACTTAATTTCATATGTTTGCCAAAGTGCATTTCTGTCAGCAACTGGGTCAACTACCTCAATATTCATTCCATACTCTTTTAACTCATTTATAATATCAACAACTTTTGTATTCCTTACATCAGGACAATTCTCTTTAAAGGTAATCCCCAAGATAGCTACCGTTGAACCTTTAATTGGTTTATTGGCCTTGATCATATTTTTTACTACATTTTCAGCTACATATTTACCCATACCATCATTAATTTTTCTTCCCGCTAAAATAATTTGTGAATGATAACCGATCTCTTCAGCTTTATATGTTAAATAATAAGGATCTACCCCTATACAATGTCCGCCTACCAAGCCAGGGGTAAAGCTAAGAAAATTCCATTTAGTACTTGCAGCCCTTAAAACTGCTTTTGTATCAATTCCTAATTCATTAAATATGATTGCAAGCTCATTCATAAAAGCTATATTTATATCCCGCTGGGAATTCTCTATAACTTTAGCCGCCTCCGCAACCTTAATACTTTCCGCTCGATAAATACCCACCTTAACAACCATTTTATAAACATTTGCTATATCTTCTAAAGCTTCCTTATCTATCCCTGCTACTACCTTTACTATATTTTCCAAACGGTGTTGTTTATCCCCTGGATTAATCCTTTCCGGCGAATATCCTACTTTAAAATCAGTACCACATGTTAAGCCTGATTCCCTTTCCAAAATAGGGATACATATATCTTCTGTGACACCCGGATAAACTGTGGACTCATAAACAACCAAAGAACCCCGCACCAGATTCCGACCAACTATCTTGCTAGCTTCCTTTAAAAACATTAAATTAGGAGTCCTATCTGGATTAATAGGTGTAGGCACCGCCACTATATGAAATTTTGCTTTTTGCAAATCCACCTCTTCCCATGTAAAAAAGGCAGTAGTATCCCGCAGTGCCTTATCCCCTACTTCACCGGTTACATCTCTGCCTTTTAAATACTGTTCCACCTTTTCCCGGGCTATATCAAACCCTATCACATTTGCTACTTTGGCAAAGGCTATAGCTAATGGCAAACCAACATACCCCAAACCGAGGATGGATATCGCTGTTTTTTTATTTTTTATTTGTTCATATAGACTCATAGTTTCACCCTTTATAAATTCATTGTCTTTAATATAACTTTATTAATTATGTTCACATCATATTTTTTACGACAAATTTTCATACTTTCTATACCCATTTTTTCAACTTCCGATTTATTTTCTATCATCCATGCCATTTTCTCAGCCAACTTATCTACATTTTTTACAGGAACTAAAAAACCATTAACACCCTCAATAACTGTTTCCCTACATCCAGGGGCATTAGTAGTTATTATAGGTCTCCCCACAGCCATAGCCTCTAAAACACTTTTGGGAGTACCTTCATGATAAGAAGGTAAAACAAAAACGGATGCATTTATCAAAAATGGCCTTACATCCTCTACATAACCAAAATATTCAACTACCCCATTATCAATATAATCTTGAATATCTTCCTTTTGCAAGGCAGTCGGGTTAGTATCAAAGAAACCAACCATTTGCATCCTAGCACAAGGATATTTTTTTTTAACTATTTCGGCTGCCTTTACGTATTCCATAACACCCTTGTCCCTTATAATCCTTCCAACAAAAAGAAACACGGGAAAATTTTGAATAGA comes from Clostridia bacterium and encodes:
- a CDS encoding nucleotide sugar dehydrogenase, producing MSLYEQIKNKKTAISILGLGYVGLPLAIAFAKVANVIGFDIAREKVEQYLKGRDVTGEVGDKALRDTTAFFTWEEVDLQKAKFHIVAVPTPINPDRTPNLMFLKEASKIVGRNLVRGSLVVYESTVYPGVTEDICIPILERESGLTCGTDFKVGYSPERINPGDKQHRLENIVKVVAGIDKEALEDIANVYKMVVKVGIYRAESIKVAEAAKVIENSQRDINIAFMNELAIIFNELGIDTKAVLRAASTKWNFLSFTPGLVGGHCIGVDPYYLTYKAEEIGYHSQIILAGRKINDGMGKYVAENVVKNMIKANKPIKGSTVAILGITFKENCPDVRNTKVVDIINELKEYGMNIEVVDPVADRNALWQTYEIKLKELNELENIDAVVVAVPHKYFKIINLANLKNIYNRIWNGYRQADNKFVLIDVKGIFNRTEAESLNYLYWRL
- a CDS encoding glycosyltransferase family 4 protein, which gives rise to MFLFVGRIIRDKGVMEYVKAAEIVKKKYPCARMQMVGFFDTNPTALQKEDIQDYIDNGVVEYFGYVEDVRPFLINASVFVLPSYHEGTPKSVLEAMAVGRPIITTNAPGCRETVIEGVNGFLVPVKNVDKLAEKMAWMIENKSEVEKMGIESMKICRKKYDVNIINKVILKTMNL